The sequence ACGTGCCTGCAAGCCGGGAATTTGAAACCATCCGTCTCAATTCCTCGCCCATCGTCGCCTTCACCGCGCGTGGTGGACCACTGAGCAAGATGAGTTCAACAACATTCAGCGAGATGATGCGCCATCCGCTGGTGCTGCGCGAGACCGGCTCGAAGACCCGCGCCAAGCTGGAAGAGGAAGCCCGCCGCCATAACATCAGGATCACCGGCAGCATCGAGGCCGAAGGCCGCGAAGCGGTGCGCGAAATCGTGGCCGCCGGCGGTGGAGTTGGTGTTGTCTCCGAAGCCGAATTCGGCCAGGACTCAAGGCTGGTGAAAATTCCCATCTCCGACAGCACCATGACCATGGACGAGTCCATCATCTGCCTGCGCGAGCGCATGGAGAGCAAGGTGATCAGGGCCTTCATGTCGGTTGCCCATGCGGCGATCAAGGGTTGATAGGGCAGATTATCAGCGCACTTATCCGAAACTCGTCCACCTGCGAACGGATTCACCATAGATGCCGGGAACACTTGTGAGCTTCAAAAATCGATAGTTTACTGTTCGTGCGGGGTGTCATGACCACATGCACCGGAAGCAAAAGCGTCAAAGCCACATGTTTCCTGACCGACAAGAGACCACGGAGTGATGCTTTACAAAAAAGCATGTCTTGCGCTAGCCCACGGCTACTAACTGAAGGGCGATTTGTATAAACAGTCGTCGCGCGTCCGTTTCGAGATTGAACCGAAACAACAGGACGCCTTATATGCCAACCAAGATATACAAAATCCGCACCAGGAAAATGGAAAAGCAGTCCGGCCTTTGCTACTACTGCGGCCAGCCGATGTGGCTCAGGAACGCATTGGAGTTTGCCAAACGTTTTGGACTTTCATGTCGGCAGGCGGCACAGTTCAGATGCACAGCAGAGCATCTGACCGCCCGACAGGATCAAGGCGGCAATGGTCACCGGAACATTGTTGCTGCCTGCCTGTATTGTAATGGACACCGCCACAGGAAAAACAAACCACCAGCACCTGCCCAGTTTCGCAGCTATGTCAGAAGACGGTTGGCTCATGGCAAGTGGCATGGTTTCATCAATAGATGACACCGAGACCTCAGCCTCGCACCTGGCCCCTGGATGAGGCCAGGCAATCTTGTTCTCACTCGCTATTTCAGGTCGCTAACTTCCTTTTCCAGAAGTTTCACAGATGCTTTCAGTTGTCCCAGCACCTTGTTTGCGACCTCTTTCTGAAGTCCGGATTTCTTGATTTCTTTCAGCGGCGCCGTCAGGTTCGGTCCATTCAGTGCATTGATCAACAATTCACCGATCAGGACGTTGTGATTGCCGGCGATTGCCGAAAGATTGGGTTGCGGATGGGGGTCGCCTGCAAACGGCGGTGGATCGGGTCGCGGCAGCGGTACTTTCAGACGAGGAAGAATTCTGGACAGATAGGCGGTTTCGAGGAGTTCCTGCAAAAACCGTCTTGATTCTTCACATTCTGGAGAGGTCGGATCAATGTGGCATGCTAGCAAATTGATAGGGAAGGCCATTTTCGCATCCTCCGGCAAATAGTCACTTACACAGATACCATCCATCGTTTCGCACAATAAAAATCATAAATTCTCACAGTTTTACAGTAATGAATTTCAAGCGAGATTTTTATTTTTAACATTGCGGCACAACTTGGAAATAATAATTCCATTTGTTAGACCTATAGTATGTGATTTAGTTCACACTAGACTCGCCCAGGTCTATTTTTCCGAAAACCGTTATCCACTGGATGGTGAAACGGCCGGCAATCAGGTGGGATTGTTTTCCAAAGCTTGACTAAAGGTCTATAACCGAGCCGGCACCTGGCCTTGGACCGCCGAACTCGTGCTGGAACCGCGATTGAATGTCAAAATCCACACAGTGCATCGGCATCAGCACTTCCGGGCCCTCTTTGCGAAAATAGTCAATCGTCTGCTCGACCGGAGGGTCTTCCGAATGCAACAGGTGAAACCCGC is a genomic window of Anderseniella sp. Alg231-50 containing:
- a CDS encoding restriction endonuclease, producing the protein MPTKIYKIRTRKMEKQSGLCYYCGQPMWLRNALEFAKRFGLSCRQAAQFRCTAEHLTARQDQGGNGHRNIVAACLYCNGHRHRKNKPPAPAQFRSYVRRRLAHGKWHGFINR
- a CDS encoding LysR substrate-binding domain-containing protein, whose protein sequence is MRYVQLRAFHNVAVHGGFSRAAEALHLTQPAISDQVRKLEAEYDIRLFDRQRKQIRVTEAGKKLLEITYRLFEVEQQALDYLSETQTLRTGQLNIVADAAHHILHVLTPFRANNPGVFISVHGGNTETAIERLQSYEADIGVVGDVPASREFETIRLNSSPIVAFTARGGPLSKMSSTTFSEMMRHPLVLRETGSKTRAKLEEEARRHNIRITGSIEAEGREAVREIVAAGGGVGVVSEAEFGQDSRLVKIPISDSTMTMDESIICLRERMESKVIRAFMSVAHAAIKG